A window of Sulfolobales archaeon contains these coding sequences:
- a CDS encoding ABC transporter substrate-binding protein — translation MGEGGVSRRSFLKIVGGVVVAAGIGLGVLYYLSRGSQVSTLTPTPVRGQQSTTALTTAPRSPLTPVRGGELRIELISEIVRLDPHASTAAVDRQVYQAIYDHFLDLDENGNIVPAICESWSQPDSKTYIFRIRDGVKFHDGTKLDADAVVWNFNRMLGRLDKKFLPNPNARASEVALIESVKADDSLTVRVTLKSPFAPFLSILTDRAGMFISPTSFEKDPEGFFQKPVGAGPFRFVEWRKGDRLVVERFDGYYRSGMPYLDRIVYTFQADATQRLNDLRSGTVDIIQTFAQKDIDVVKREASQGSLVYSVKATWGWQGYELNTRKPPFDNKLLRKAFMYAIDIDEIVNTIYYGIDIPANYGPITPAHGSFYDPNYRPHSKWPKADLDMAKKMLRDAGYPDGFDFELQTGVDPIARLEAELIQSQLARVGIRVKITQLDFTRQLSNLEQGNYQASAIGWSGRPDPDQNSYMFWRTGGSFNFMGYSNPKVDELFDQARAESDQSKRAKIYRQIIDILYDDAPYIFVRYPADPKAWKPYVKGFIHIADGMIRPAGIWISK, via the coding sequence ATGGGCGAAGGAGGGGTAAGTAGAAGATCTTTTCTGAAGATTGTTGGCGGTGTAGTTGTAGCTGCAGGGATAGGCTTGGGTGTTCTTTACTATCTCTCGAGAGGTTCGCAGGTTTCTACCTTAACTCCTACACCTGTCAGAGGTCAGCAATCAACAACAGCTCTAACGACAGCACCTAGATCTCCTCTAACTCCTGTAAGAGGTGGTGAGCTGAGGATAGAGCTTATCTCGGAGATAGTGAGGCTAGATCCTCATGCTTCTACTGCTGCGGTGGATAGACAGGTGTACCAGGCTATATATGATCATTTCTTGGATCTTGATGAGAACGGCAATATAGTACCCGCTATCTGTGAATCTTGGTCCCAACCGGATTCCAAAACATATATATTTAGAATAAGAGACGGGGTGAAGTTCCATGATGGGACTAAATTAGATGCTGATGCGGTTGTGTGGAACTTCAATAGAATGCTTGGCAGGCTTGATAAGAAGTTCCTTCCAAATCCAAATGCAAGGGCTAGCGAGGTAGCCCTGATCGAGAGTGTCAAAGCTGATGATAGTCTCACGGTAAGGGTAACGCTTAAAAGCCCATTTGCACCTTTTCTATCTATCTTAACAGATCGTGCTGGCATGTTTATATCCCCCACATCTTTTGAAAAAGATCCGGAGGGTTTCTTTCAAAAGCCAGTAGGAGCTGGCCCCTTTAGATTTGTAGAGTGGAGAAAAGGGGATAGGCTTGTTGTCGAGAGGTTTGATGGCTATTATAGATCTGGTATGCCGTATCTCGATAGGATTGTATATACATTCCAGGCTGATGCTACACAGAGGTTAAATGACCTTAGATCTGGTACTGTAGATATAATCCAAACGTTTGCTCAGAAGGATATAGATGTTGTTAAAAGGGAGGCATCCCAGGGAAGCCTAGTGTATTCTGTTAAGGCTACGTGGGGGTGGCAGGGCTATGAGCTTAATACAAGGAAACCCCCATTCGATAATAAGCTATTGAGAAAAGCCTTCATGTATGCAATAGATATTGATGAGATCGTTAATACAATATACTATGGCATAGACATACCAGCTAACTATGGACCAATAACACCTGCCCATGGCTCCTTCTATGATCCTAACTATAGACCTCACAGCAAGTGGCCCAAAGCGGATCTTGATATGGCTAAGAAGATGCTTAGAGACGCTGGTTATCCAGATGGTTTTGATTTCGAGCTACAGACAGGGGTCGACCCTATCGCTAGGCTCGAAGCGGAGTTAATACAATCCCAGCTTGCTAGGGTAGGGATCAGGGTTAAGATAACACAGCTGGACTTTACGAGACAGCTTTCAAACCTAGAGCAGGGTAATTACCAGGCATCTGCTATAGGCTGGAGCGGAAGACCAGATCCGGATCAGAATAGCTATATGTTCTGGCGTACCGGTGGATCCTTCAACTTTATGGGATACTCGAATCCAAAGGTTGATGAGCTCTTTGATCAGGCTAGAGCGGAAAGCGATCAGTCTAAGAGAGCCAAGATCTATAGGCAGATAATAGATATATTATATGACGATGCCCCATATATATTCGTGAGATATCCAGCAGATCCAAAAGCGTGGAAGCCATATGTAAAAGGGTTCATACATATAGCGGATGGCATGATAAGGCCGGCAGGTATCTGGATCTCTAAGTAG
- a CDS encoding dienelactone hydrolase family protein, with protein MDYKLLTRKTNIAVDDSGIEVYIARPAVKDPLPAVILIHEIWGLEKHMIDVANRIASEGYMVVAPDLYSRPDLKPFLTTENVEKAMSIIRSIPQEKRRDPSYIRGLLENAEEPVRKVLEILFIGRRDLEDRMVRDLILITRNIRDSSDVIREKIAVMGFCMGGGLAFQLSTEEEFKATIVFYGSPPNPIERVSKIKGSVMGIYAGYDPPINSLLPQLIDAIVKYGVDFEMKIYPGTYHGFFNNTRQAYNEEASLDAWERVKLFLEKKLKRVG; from the coding sequence TTGGATTATAAACTCTTAACTAGAAAAACCAACATCGCTGTAGATGATTCCGGGATTGAGGTATATATTGCGAGACCAGCTGTTAAAGATCCTCTGCCAGCTGTTATACTCATACATGAGATATGGGGTCTGGAAAAACATATGATCGATGTAGCCAATAGGATAGCTTCTGAAGGATACATGGTTGTAGCACCAGATCTCTATTCAAGACCAGACCTAAAGCCATTTCTAACTACAGAGAATGTCGAGAAGGCAATGTCTATCATCAGGAGCATCCCCCAGGAGAAGAGGAGAGATCCCAGCTATATCAGAGGTCTCTTGGAGAACGCTGAAGAGCCCGTTAGAAAGGTCCTCGAAATACTCTTCATAGGTAGGAGGGATCTTGAGGATAGAATGGTGAGAGATCTAATATTAATTACCAGAAATATTAGGGATAGTAGCGATGTTATAAGAGAAAAGATAGCTGTTATGGGCTTCTGTATGGGGGGAGGTCTCGCCTTCCAGCTATCTACGGAGGAGGAATTTAAAGCTACAATAGTATTCTATGGATCACCTCCAAACCCTATAGAAAGGGTTTCAAAGATCAAGGGATCTGTGATGGGGATCTATGCAGGTTATGACCCTCCTATAAACTCTCTGCTCCCACAACTGATAGATGCTATAGTGAAGTATGGTGTAGATTTTGAAATGAAGATCTATCCAGGGACATATCATGGCTTCTTCAACAATACAAGGCAAGCCTATAATGAGGAAGCATCTCTAGATGCGTGGGAAAGGGTAAAGCTATTTCTAGAGAAAAAGCTAAAGAGGGTGGGATAA